From Woronichinia naegeliana WA131, the proteins below share one genomic window:
- a CDS encoding IS4 family transposase, with protein sequence MTTAAVEEYKIMLSVGDTTFLDYRNIKEKREGYGPTGKGGNGLILHSALAIEPEKGQVLGLLWQKLWNGEVKEKPPTDETAKQKKERQKEQRKAARQRPFEEKESYKWVEALNTCEKQVESSTRVIHVFDREGDVSEVFDSVRQLKHTGVLVRASHNRSLDKNSERLWQHLESEPIRFHQEIEIPSTGKRKARKVKLAVRFCSVNLRTPYRFDNRDPLNVYAVYATEIDCPEGETPLSWMLLTTEVVETIEMAVTILRWYTYRWRVEEFHKVLKSGCQSERYRLASDGMKTLLGFLSVIAVELLHVTYLHRTQPDALAIEILNPLQLQVLKAAASQKLPPILTVAWAVESVAFLGGYLEHRRKTPLGIQVLWRGWLKLHDLCQGWQLAIRT encoded by the coding sequence ATGACAACTGCCGCCGTAGAAGAATATAAGATAATGCTATCAGTCGGAGATACGACCTTCTTAGATTATCGCAATATCAAGGAAAAAAGGGAAGGGTATGGGCCGACTGGAAAAGGAGGGAATGGATTAATACTGCATAGTGCTTTAGCAATTGAGCCAGAAAAAGGACAAGTATTAGGTTTATTATGGCAAAAACTGTGGAATGGGGAGGTAAAAGAAAAGCCCCCAACAGATGAAACGGCGAAGCAGAAAAAAGAAAGACAGAAAGAACAAAGAAAAGCAGCTCGTCAAAGACCATTTGAGGAAAAAGAATCCTACAAATGGGTAGAGGCTCTAAACACCTGTGAGAAACAGGTAGAAAGTTCAACGAGGGTAATTCATGTATTTGACAGAGAAGGAGATGTTTCAGAAGTCTTTGACTCAGTGCGTCAACTCAAGCATACAGGAGTGCTGGTCAGAGCGTCTCATAATCGTAGTTTAGACAAAAATAGTGAACGACTTTGGCAACATTTGGAATCAGAACCGATTCGTTTTCATCAAGAAATCGAGATTCCGAGTACAGGAAAAAGAAAAGCACGGAAGGTTAAGCTTGCCGTCCGATTTTGCTCAGTTAATCTACGAACTCCCTATCGTTTTGATAATCGTGACCCGTTGAATGTCTATGCTGTTTATGCGACAGAAATCGATTGTCCCGAAGGCGAAACTCCTTTATCTTGGATGCTTCTGACTACAGAAGTTGTTGAGACTATTGAGATGGCTGTCACTATTCTTCGTTGGTACACCTACCGATGGCGGGTTGAAGAATTTCATAAAGTCCTTAAGTCTGGTTGTCAGAGTGAGCGTTATCGACTTGCCTCTGATGGAATGAAAACTCTTTTGGGTTTTTTAAGTGTCATTGCTGTTGAACTTTTACACGTTACTTATCTTCATCGTACCCAGCCCGATGCTCTCGCGATTGAAATTCTTAATCCTCTTCAACTTCAGGTGTTAAAAGCAGCCGCCTCTCAAAAACTTCCCCCTATTTTGACTGTTGCTTGGGCTGTCGAGTCTGTTGCTTTTCTTGGTGGTTATCTTGAACATCGTCGTAAAACTCCTCTCGGTATCCAAGTCCTTTGGCGCGGTTGGTTGAAGTTGCATGACCTTTGCCAAGGCTGGCAGCTTGCAATCCGCACTTAA
- a CDS encoding transposase, with translation MLEWWTKNFASCELGDERLNNRAFSIGKKLSEGFGKALSEVFKGGNELKRAYEFLGIRKQTLSR, from the coding sequence ATGTTGGAATGGTGGACAAAAAACTTTGCCAGTTGTGAATTGGGAGACGAGAGGCTAAACAATCGTGCCTTCTCGATTGGGAAAAAGTTAAGTGAGGGGTTTGGAAAAGCCTTATCAGAAGTGTTTAAGGGAGGAAACGAGTTAAAGAGGGCCTATGAATTTTTGGGAATCCGAAAACAGACTTTGTCAAGATAA
- a CDS encoding DUF5840 family protein — translation MTQKNLKPQQAAPVQREINTTSFEGGTGLSLFEYYRPYYRPYNPFAGDDAE, via the coding sequence ATGACTCAGAAAAACCTCAAACCCCAACAAGCCGCTCCTGTGCAACGGGAAATCAATACCACTTCCTTTGAGGGTGGTACAGGGCTTTCACTCTTTGAGTACTACCGCCCCTACTACCGCCCCTACAATCCTTTTGCAGGCGACGATGCGGAATAA
- a CDS encoding antitoxin gives MQIPQELFLLTKEVSIRKEGEKLIIEPYLQKKLVEILATLDDIDEEFPNIDEGLLPLDNIEL, from the coding sequence TTGCAAATACCGCAAGAGCTATTTCTGCTGACTAAAGAGGTCAGTATTCGCAAAGAGGGAGAAAAATTAATTATTGAACCTTATCTTCAAAAAAAACTGGTAGAAATTCTTGCTACTTTAGACGATATTGATGAAGAATTTCCTAATATTGATGAAGGATTATTACCTCTAGATAATATTGAGTTGTAA